GGCCACCGCGACCGACAGCGCCCCGGCGGCCCGGGCGCCGCGGACGTCCCCGACGTGGTCGCCGACGTAGACGCCCGCGTCGTGCTCGCGCAGGGCCTCCGCCTTCTGCTCGGCCCACAGGTCGCCGATGACCGCGTCGGGCTCGATGCCTAGGTGGGCGAGGTGCAGCTTGGCGTTGGGCTCGTACTTGGCGGTGACGACTATCGCGCGTCCCCCTGCCTCCCGTACGGCCGCGATGGCCTCCCGGGCGCCGGTCATCGCCGTGGTCGCGGCGATGGCGATGGTCGGGTACATCTCCCGGTACAGGTCCGCCATGACCTCGATCCTCTCGGCCGGGAACCAGTTGAT
This is a stretch of genomic DNA from Streptomyces hawaiiensis. It encodes these proteins:
- a CDS encoding HAD family hydrolase codes for the protein MAHMALTVGFDLDMTLIDSRPGIRACYQALSERTGTYIDADLAVTRLGPPLAEELINWFPAERIEVMADLYREMYPTIAIAATTAMTGAREAIAAVREAGGRAIVVTAKYEPNAKLHLAHLGIEPDAVIGDLWAEQKAEALREHDAGVYVGDHVGDVRGARAAGALSVAVATGPCPEEELRAAGADVVLTDLTEFPRWLSDYRPARA